A region of Bradyrhizobium sp. SZCCHNS1050 DNA encodes the following proteins:
- the hyfB gene encoding hydrogenase 4 subunit B, which translates to MSVVAFLMLCAAAMLGVALLAVAISRGYAATRIIYGAMLALCSAATVFSVLALAGHAGAPTDLVLPLGLPWIGAHFAIDALAAFFLVVVNIGGAAASLYALGYGAHAEEPHRVLPFFPAFLAGMNLVLLAADAFSYLLSWEFMSLASWALVIAHHRDPENRRAGYVYLIMASLGTLALLLALGLLAGPGGSYDFETIRHGVRTPLTAAMVLVLVLIGAGSKAGLVPLHAWLPLAHPAAPSHVSALMSGVMTKVAIYAFIRIVFDLAGDLPWWSGALLLAIGSLSAVLGVLQALMQDDVKRLLAYSTIENIGIVFIGLGLALSFRADGMNAAAALAITAALLHVLNHSLFKSLLFFGAGAVLTATGERDMDRLGGLIHRMPVTSFLFLVGCMAISALPPLNGFVSEWLTFQAVLQSPDLARWLLKVMVPAAGGLLALAAALAGATFVKAFGITFLGRPRSTEAGQATEVDRFSLSAMATLALLCLIAGIVPGFIIDAIAPITHQLAGTALTTQGSRPWLTIVPEAETGSSYNGLLVFLFIATSALLAVWAIHRFASHAIRRGPAWDCGFPDPSPLTQYSGSSFAQPIRRVFLARTPFTSEEVTVPAPGDTRAARFTLTIADPVWDWLYEPVAGAVERAALQLNKLQFLTIRRYLSLVFLSLVLLLLVLAIWS; encoded by the coding sequence ATGAGTGTCGTTGCATTCCTCATGCTCTGCGCAGCGGCGATGTTGGGGGTTGCGCTGTTGGCGGTAGCCATCTCGCGCGGGTATGCGGCGACCCGCATCATCTACGGCGCCATGCTGGCGCTGTGCAGCGCGGCGACGGTTTTTTCGGTTCTCGCGCTTGCCGGCCATGCCGGCGCTCCGACTGACCTCGTTCTGCCGCTCGGCCTGCCCTGGATCGGCGCACACTTCGCGATCGATGCGCTCGCGGCCTTTTTTCTCGTTGTCGTGAATATCGGCGGCGCCGCAGCGAGTCTCTACGCGCTCGGCTACGGCGCACACGCGGAGGAGCCGCATCGCGTGCTGCCGTTCTTTCCAGCCTTCCTCGCCGGAATGAATCTGGTCCTGCTGGCGGCTGATGCCTTCAGCTATCTGTTGTCCTGGGAGTTCATGTCACTGGCCTCCTGGGCGCTCGTAATCGCGCATCATCGCGATCCCGAGAACAGACGCGCCGGCTACGTGTATCTGATCATGGCGAGCCTCGGCACGCTCGCGCTCCTGCTCGCCCTCGGCCTGCTCGCCGGGCCGGGCGGCAGTTACGACTTCGAGACAATCAGACATGGCGTGCGAACGCCGCTGACGGCTGCGATGGTCCTCGTACTGGTCCTGATCGGTGCAGGATCCAAGGCCGGGCTGGTGCCGCTGCATGCCTGGCTGCCGCTTGCGCATCCGGCGGCGCCAAGTCACGTTTCGGCTCTGATGAGCGGCGTGATGACGAAGGTCGCGATCTACGCCTTCATCCGCATCGTGTTCGATCTTGCCGGCGACCTGCCCTGGTGGTCGGGCGCGCTACTGCTCGCGATCGGCAGCCTGAGCGCGGTCCTCGGCGTGTTGCAGGCCCTGATGCAGGACGACGTCAAGCGGCTGCTCGCCTATTCGACCATTGAAAATATCGGCATCGTCTTCATCGGGCTCGGCCTCGCGCTGTCGTTCCGAGCCGACGGCATGAATGCGGCGGCCGCGCTGGCCATAACGGCGGCCTTGTTGCACGTGCTCAACCATTCCCTCTTCAAGAGCCTGCTGTTCTTCGGCGCCGGTGCGGTGCTGACCGCAACCGGCGAGCGCGACATGGATCGTCTCGGCGGATTGATCCACCGCATGCCGGTGACGAGCTTCCTGTTCCTGGTCGGCTGCATGGCGATCTCGGCACTGCCGCCACTGAACGGTTTCGTGTCGGAATGGCTAACCTTCCAGGCCGTGCTTCAGAGTCCCGACCTGGCGCGATGGTTGCTGAAGGTCATGGTGCCGGCGGCAGGCGGCCTGCTCGCGCTCGCAGCAGCGCTGGCGGGCGCGACCTTCGTCAAGGCCTTTGGTATCACCTTCCTCGGCCGTCCACGCAGCACGGAAGCGGGACAAGCAACGGAAGTGGACCGCTTCTCGCTCTCGGCCATGGCGACACTTGCCTTGCTCTGCCTGATCGCCGGCATCGTTCCGGGCTTCATCATCGATGCCATCGCCCCGATCACGCACCAGCTTGCCGGCACGGCGCTGACGACGCAGGGGAGCCGGCCCTGGCTCACGATCGTGCCGGAGGCCGAAACCGGCAGCTCCTATAACGGCTTGCTCGTCTTTCTCTTCATCGCCACGTCCGCGCTGCTGGCGGTGTGGGCCATCCACCGCTTCGCCTCGCACGCGATCCGCCGCGGCCCGGCATGGGATTGCGGCTTTCCCGATCCCAGTCCGCTGACGCAATATTCCGGCTCGAGCTTTGCCCAGCCTATCCGCCGCGTGTTCCTGGCGCGGACTCCTTTTACGAGTGAAGAGGTCACCGTGCCCGCGCCCGGCGACACACGCGCCGCCCGCTTCACACTGACGATCGCCGATCCGGTGTGGGACTGGCTCTACGAGCCGGTTGCCGGCGCCGTCGAACGCGCCGCGCTCCAGCTCAACAAACTGCAATTCCTCACCATCCGCCGCTACCTCAGTCTTGTCTTCCTCTCCCTCGTGCTGCTCTTGCTGGTGCTGGCGATATGGAGCTGA
- a CDS encoding helix-turn-helix transcriptional regulator, whose protein sequence is MITAAQLRAARALLDIDQRQLAELSGLSVPTIQRMEASEGVVRGNVDSLMKLIEALSQSGIELIGDGAASQTGGRGVRLKEPALSDSRHVKGMAKRA, encoded by the coding sequence ATGATCACCGCAGCACAGCTCCGCGCGGCCAGGGCGCTTCTTGACATCGACCAGCGCCAGCTTGCCGAACTGTCTGGCCTTTCGGTCCCCACGATCCAGCGTATGGAAGCGAGCGAGGGGGTCGTGCGCGGCAACGTCGATTCCTTGATGAAATTGATCGAGGCGCTGAGCCAGAGCGGTATCGAACTTATCGGCGACGGAGCCGCCAGTCAGACCGGAGGCCGCGGAGTCCGGCTCAAGGAGCCCGCACTCTCCGACTCGCGCCACGTGAAGGGTATGGCGAAAAGGGCATAG
- a CDS encoding tyrosine-type recombinase/integrase, giving the protein MADVRLLLTDKEIARLPTPRKGWYLARDTELKGFFVVVGKRKRTFTVQGDLREDGKRATSIRVAIGDVKELSTRTARATAKEYLAQISRGQHPKAGSKPSRVAASGDSPTAHQSGGITLRQAWERYRDAHMIRKGRSERTIESYRDHVERIFIKWLDTPLEDLGRHPAKVVERHDEITKENGPYIANGSMRTLRAIYSHARKANKTLPPDNPVGAIDWNGEKRRDTGMGPGDLRAWFSELSALDNPIRREFHLFTLLSGCRPTALQETTPGNIDFKRRILHIPKPKGGAKRAFDIPLSREMIRCLIRVMRFGHQMHPSHARQWIFPADSVSGHIVEQKEDRATLSKWGNDLRQSFRTIAAAAGVSEFDAKLLMNHAIPGVNAGYITRPKLLEDHLRRQQQAISSAVFAALNANSPNIRPWPKSTNSQLLNPRAHVIADDIRGQHGLKSAIAEQQELTPWERGA; this is encoded by the coding sequence ATGGCCGATGTCCGCCTCCTGCTGACCGACAAAGAAATCGCTCGCCTGCCGACCCCGAGGAAGGGCTGGTATCTGGCGCGCGACACCGAACTGAAGGGCTTCTTCGTCGTCGTCGGAAAGCGGAAACGAACCTTTACCGTCCAAGGCGACCTTCGCGAGGACGGCAAGCGAGCGACGTCGATCCGGGTCGCAATCGGCGACGTCAAAGAACTCTCGACAAGGACGGCCCGAGCGACTGCCAAAGAATATCTTGCTCAGATAAGCCGGGGTCAGCATCCCAAGGCCGGGTCGAAACCGAGTCGCGTCGCGGCCAGCGGGGATAGCCCGACCGCGCATCAATCCGGCGGCATCACGCTCAGGCAAGCGTGGGAGCGATATCGCGACGCCCACATGATTAGGAAAGGCCGTAGCGAGCGCACAATCGAGAGCTATCGGGATCACGTGGAACGAATCTTCATCAAATGGCTCGATACGCCATTGGAAGATTTGGGCCGCCACCCAGCAAAGGTGGTCGAGAGACATGACGAAATCACCAAGGAGAACGGGCCATATATTGCGAATGGAAGCATGCGCACTCTCCGGGCCATCTATTCCCACGCCCGCAAAGCCAACAAGACCTTGCCGCCCGATAATCCCGTCGGGGCTATCGACTGGAATGGAGAGAAGCGACGCGACACCGGAATGGGGCCCGGTGATCTGAGGGCCTGGTTTTCCGAATTGTCGGCTTTGGACAATCCGATCCGCCGTGAATTCCATCTCTTCACGCTGCTTTCGGGATGTCGGCCCACCGCGTTGCAGGAAACCACTCCGGGCAATATCGATTTCAAGAGACGGATCCTGCACATTCCGAAGCCCAAGGGCGGCGCGAAGCGGGCCTTCGACATTCCTCTATCTCGGGAAATGATCCGCTGCCTGATCCGAGTCATGCGCTTTGGACATCAGATGCATCCGTCGCACGCCCGCCAATGGATATTCCCGGCCGACAGCGTGTCGGGGCACATAGTCGAGCAGAAAGAAGATCGGGCCACGCTGTCGAAATGGGGTAACGATCTACGGCAGAGCTTTCGCACCATCGCCGCCGCAGCCGGCGTGTCGGAGTTCGATGCAAAGCTGCTGATGAACCACGCAATTCCCGGCGTGAACGCTGGCTACATCACTCGCCCTAAGCTGCTGGAGGATCACCTACGACGCCAACAACAAGCGATCAGCAGTGCGGTATTTGCGGCATTGAATGCGAATAGCCCAAATATCCGTCCGTGGCCAAAATCCACCAACTCGCAACTTCTCAACCCACGTGCCCATGTTATCGCTGACGACATTCGCGGGCAACACGGGCTGAAGTCAGCGATCGCGGAACAGCAAGAGCTCACTCCGTGGGAGAGAGGTGCTTAG
- the hisC gene encoding histidinol-phosphate transaminase, with product MSRFWSELVHRLSPYVPGEQPQIPGLVKLNTNESPFGPSPKAIGAIRAAAADTLRLYPDPQATRLREALAAYHKVSPEQVFVGNGSDEVLAHAFAALLKQPAPLLFPDVTYSFYPVYCRLLGIDYATVPLDAEMRVRIDDYVGRPGPVIIANPNAPTGIALSRAEIARLVAARSDAAVVIDEAYVDFGAETAIPLISEHPNLLVVQTMSKSRALAGLRVGYAIGDAALIEGLTRVKDSFNSYPLGRPAQAGAIASIEDDAHFQQARSVIMKNRADLTAALVRLGFEVLPSSANFVFARHPGHSGQALSAALRQRAVLVRHFTAPRIVDYLRITIGSETELARLTDALREVLAQND from the coding sequence TTGAGTCGCTTCTGGTCCGAGCTCGTTCATCGGCTGTCGCCCTATGTGCCCGGCGAGCAGCCGCAGATCCCGGGCCTGGTCAAGCTCAACACCAATGAGAGTCCGTTCGGGCCCTCGCCGAAGGCGATCGGGGCCATACGGGCCGCCGCGGCCGACACCTTGCGCCTCTATCCCGATCCCCAGGCAACGCGGCTGCGCGAGGCCCTCGCGGCCTATCACAAGGTCTCACCCGAGCAGGTGTTCGTCGGCAACGGTTCGGATGAGGTGCTGGCGCATGCCTTCGCGGCGCTCCTGAAGCAGCCGGCGCCGCTTCTGTTCCCTGACGTGACCTACAGCTTCTATCCGGTCTACTGCCGGCTGCTCGGAATCGACTACGCGACCGTTCCGCTCGATGCCGAGATGCGCGTGCGTATCGACGATTATGTCGGCCGTCCCGGCCCGGTGATCATCGCCAATCCGAACGCACCGACCGGAATTGCGCTGTCGCGTGCCGAGATCGCACGGCTGGTTGCTGCCCGCAGCGACGCGGCCGTCGTCATCGACGAGGCCTATGTCGATTTCGGCGCCGAGACCGCGATCCCCTTGATCTCCGAGCATCCCAACCTGCTGGTGGTGCAGACGATGTCGAAATCGCGCGCGCTCGCAGGACTCCGCGTCGGCTACGCGATCGGCGACGCCGCGCTGATCGAAGGCCTGACGCGGGTCAAGGACAGCTTCAACTCCTACCCGCTCGGCCGCCCCGCCCAGGCCGGCGCGATCGCCTCGATCGAGGACGACGCCCATTTCCAGCAGGCGCGCTCGGTCATCATGAAGAACCGCGCGGACCTCACCGCCGCGCTGGTTCGTCTCGGCTTCGAGGTGCTGCCGTCCAGCGCCAACTTCGTCTTCGCCCGGCATCCGGGCCATTCCGGCCAGGCGCTGTCCGCAGCGTTGCGCCAGCGCGCCGTGCTCGTCCGCCATTTCACCGCCCCGCGGATCGTGGACTATCTGCGTATCACCATCGGCTCGGAGACGGAGCTCGCGCGGCTGACGGACGCGCTGCGCGAGGTGTTGGCGCAGAATGATTGA
- the draG gene encoding ADP-ribosyl-[dinitrogen reductase] hydrolase — protein sequence MTAPDVEERALAAYLGFAIGDALGATVEFMTRGEIVAQYGVHRDIIGGGWLKLRPGEVTDDTEMSLALGRSLIRKRGFDARDVCEEFAAWLRTGPADVGNTCRRGIRRYVMHGTVEGVYAEGDAGNGAAMRVLPVALATLEAPDNAETWTLAQARATHHHPLSDDACIALVRMTHALLLGEGQDAVRREADALIGKHRAFSFVPYPGQSSAFVVDTMQTVLHHYLAADSFTECLVQTVNQGGDADTTGALAGMLAGATHGLAAIPARWRDRLDRDVTADIEVQVPRLLAIARAIRA from the coding sequence ATGACCGCACCCGATGTCGAGGAACGCGCGCTCGCGGCCTATCTCGGCTTTGCCATCGGCGACGCGCTCGGCGCCACCGTCGAGTTCATGACCCGAGGCGAGATCGTCGCGCAATACGGCGTGCATCGCGACATCATCGGCGGCGGCTGGCTCAAGCTCAGGCCGGGGGAGGTCACCGACGACACCGAGATGTCGCTGGCGCTGGGACGCTCGCTGATCCGCAAGCGCGGCTTCGACGCGCGCGACGTCTGCGAGGAGTTTGCCGCCTGGCTCCGGACCGGGCCGGCCGATGTCGGCAACACCTGCCGCCGCGGCATCCGCCGCTACGTCATGCACGGCACGGTCGAAGGCGTCTACGCCGAAGGCGACGCCGGCAATGGCGCGGCGATGCGCGTGCTGCCGGTGGCGCTCGCGACGTTGGAAGCACCGGACAACGCCGAGACCTGGACGCTGGCGCAGGCACGCGCCACGCACCATCATCCGCTGTCGGACGACGCCTGCATCGCGCTGGTGCGCATGACTCACGCCTTGCTGCTGGGTGAGGGACAGGACGCCGTCCGCCGCGAAGCCGATGCTCTGATCGGCAAGCACCGCGCCTTCAGCTTCGTCCCCTATCCGGGGCAGAGCTCGGCCTTCGTCGTCGACACCATGCAGACCGTGCTGCACCACTATCTTGCCGCCGACTCGTTCACCGAATGCCTTGTGCAGACCGTCAACCAGGGCGGCGATGCCGACACGACGGGTGCGCTCGCGGGCATGCTGGCCGGCGCCACCCATGGGCTGGCGGCGATTCCTGCGCGCTGGCGCGACAGGCTCGACCGCGACGTGACGGCGGACATTGAGGTGCAGGTGCCGCGGCTACTGGCGATTGCGCGCGCGATCCGGGCCTGA
- a CDS encoding NAD(+)--dinitrogen-reductase ADP-D-ribosyltransferase, whose translation MRVMNDEARRGIGHSTNLVGRPSEWLASCAFNDSAAPLHIWGVTEMNPSLFTMLAQAEHLNEAGQAFSAYMMAMFGLDPEQRATTSGGQRRFRSSFLRLIQGWGFDSNGPEGAVLKGWVESRFGLGPSYHKEIIERVASRAWTTYVQEKMSSRFHNNAIWVQLDLLFEFCQWAIRRFAFPGETHLTLHRGVNSFDEHWIVARTTRREAVVRLNNLVSFSSDRDTAGCFGDMILTARIPVSKIVFFNGLLSSHALKGEGEYLVIGGDYRVSVDYV comes from the coding sequence ATGCGCGTCATGAACGACGAAGCACGGCGCGGCATCGGCCATTCGACCAATCTCGTGGGACGTCCCTCGGAATGGCTGGCGAGCTGCGCCTTCAACGACAGCGCGGCGCCGCTGCACATCTGGGGCGTCACCGAGATGAACCCCAGCCTGTTCACGATGCTCGCGCAGGCGGAGCATCTCAACGAGGCCGGCCAGGCCTTCTCGGCCTACATGATGGCGATGTTCGGCCTCGATCCCGAGCAACGCGCCACGACGTCCGGCGGCCAGCGGCGTTTCCGCTCGTCCTTCCTGCGGCTGATCCAGGGCTGGGGCTTCGACAGCAACGGCCCGGAGGGCGCCGTGCTCAAGGGCTGGGTCGAGAGCCGGTTCGGCCTCGGTCCGTCCTACCACAAGGAGATCATCGAACGCGTGGCAAGCCGGGCCTGGACGACCTATGTCCAGGAGAAGATGTCGAGCCGCTTCCACAACAATGCGATCTGGGTGCAGCTCGATCTGCTGTTCGAATTCTGCCAATGGGCGATCCGCCGCTTCGCCTTTCCAGGCGAGACGCATCTGACGCTGCATCGCGGCGTCAATTCGTTCGACGAGCATTGGATCGTGGCGCGAACAACGCGGCGCGAGGCGGTGGTCCGGCTCAACAACCTCGTCTCGTTCTCCTCCGACCGCGACACTGCGGGCTGCTTCGGCGACATGATCCTCACCGCGCGGATTCCCGTCAGCAAGATCGTGTTCTTCAACGGCCTGCTGTCGTCACATGCGCTGAAGGGCGAAGGCGAATACCTCGTGATTGGCGGCGACTACCGCGTGAGCGTCGACTATGTGTGA
- a CDS encoding TIGR04222 domain-containing membrane protein: protein MALNPFDWTAGPFLLVYIVLGAIIFLKAFALRGTIGPAAAKPQPPLNELELAYLAGGAPRFGDTVLLGFAANGAATFTARDHKITVTDQTSLAALMDRPPRLAFRPEMTRQEFQQALAPLTARIQARLEALGYAPTDSQMVAFRKTVLPFVGALILFGLIKVLVGASRQHDVGFLILLLGLTALGAAMIAKAPSRTYAGNEVLRSYQATHARAARAPREHELLLAVALTGAAVLSGTAYASVLATSKALSSSGGGCGGGGCGGGGGGGGGGGCGGCS, encoded by the coding sequence ATGGCGCTCAATCCGTTCGACTGGACGGCCGGCCCATTCCTACTCGTCTACATCGTTCTCGGCGCCATCATTTTCCTCAAGGCCTTCGCTCTACGCGGCACGATCGGCCCGGCCGCGGCCAAGCCCCAGCCGCCTTTGAACGAGCTCGAGCTGGCCTATCTCGCCGGCGGCGCGCCACGTTTCGGCGATACCGTGCTGCTCGGCTTCGCTGCGAACGGCGCAGCAACCTTCACCGCCCGCGATCACAAGATAACAGTGACTGATCAGACGTCGCTGGCGGCGCTGATGGACCGTCCGCCGCGGCTTGCATTCCGCCCGGAGATGACACGGCAGGAATTCCAGCAGGCGCTTGCGCCACTTACGGCGCGCATTCAGGCGCGGCTGGAGGCTCTCGGCTATGCACCGACCGACAGCCAGATGGTGGCATTCCGCAAGACCGTGTTGCCGTTCGTCGGCGCGCTCATCCTGTTCGGACTGATCAAGGTCCTCGTCGGCGCTTCGCGGCAACACGACGTAGGCTTTCTAATACTACTACTCGGTCTTACGGCGCTGGGCGCGGCGATGATCGCAAAGGCGCCCTCCCGCACATACGCCGGCAACGAGGTGCTGCGGAGCTATCAGGCGACCCATGCGCGCGCAGCCCGCGCCCCGCGCGAGCATGAATTGCTACTGGCCGTCGCACTGACCGGCGCGGCGGTGCTGTCCGGCACCGCCTACGCTTCGGTGCTGGCAACATCCAAGGCGCTGAGCAGCAGTGGCGGTGGTTGCGGCGGTGGCGGTTGCGGAGGTGGTGGTGGAGGCGGTGGTGGCGGCGGCTGCGGCGGCTGCAGCTGA
- a CDS encoding M48 family metalloprotease, with product MKRLVLSCILLLGRYAVLPVVALAAGLLFIWLIALDDYTRVALITAPIMFCVVAAAVALALGILFVPARRERSNVLDEAMAPALWRIWQELDPAFAKPTRTLRFDAEFNASISEARGYAGIFRQHVTMTVGLPLLMILDERAIRATIAHEVAHAELRHITGAGNLFDFLRACENVLHYANPDRTITGRIAARLLRAVLGWVNREYLALSRQNELAADRRAAALMGPSEMTRSLVLIAGGVARLRELVFSPLETDMLGAISLPATPLQRMSTHLVDIRDHDALTAAAAKTIEEESMEDPNSTHPPLRASLANLGCATLPAVDPIEAPAIARLLSPDAARDLSAQLDAEWRKLAQTRVRLGG from the coding sequence ATGAAGCGTCTCGTTCTGTCATGCATCCTGCTGCTCGGGCGCTACGCTGTTCTGCCGGTCGTCGCGCTGGCCGCCGGATTGCTGTTCATCTGGCTGATCGCGCTGGACGACTACACGAGAGTTGCGCTCATCACCGCCCCCATCATGTTCTGCGTGGTCGCGGCCGCCGTCGCGCTGGCGCTCGGAATTCTTTTCGTGCCGGCCCGGCGCGAGCGGAGCAACGTCCTGGACGAAGCAATGGCGCCCGCGCTCTGGCGGATCTGGCAGGAGCTCGATCCAGCCTTCGCCAAGCCGACGCGCACGCTGCGGTTCGACGCCGAGTTCAATGCGTCGATCAGCGAAGCGCGCGGCTATGCCGGCATCTTCCGCCAGCACGTCACGATGACCGTCGGACTGCCGCTGCTGATGATCCTCGACGAGCGGGCAATCCGCGCCACCATCGCCCACGAGGTTGCCCATGCCGAGCTGCGTCACATCACCGGGGCCGGCAATCTGTTCGACTTTCTGCGCGCCTGCGAGAACGTTCTGCATTATGCGAACCCCGATCGCACCATCACCGGCCGGATTGCAGCACGGCTGCTGCGTGCCGTGCTTGGATGGGTCAACAGGGAGTATCTCGCACTCTCACGTCAGAATGAGCTGGCCGCCGACCGGCGCGCGGCCGCGCTTATGGGACCATCCGAGATGACGCGATCGCTCGTGCTGATCGCCGGTGGCGTGGCACGACTGCGCGAGCTGGTGTTCTCTCCCTTGGAGACCGACATGCTCGGCGCCATCAGCCTGCCGGCGACGCCGCTGCAGCGCATGTCGACCCATCTCGTCGACATCCGCGACCATGATGCGCTCACCGCTGCTGCGGCCAAGACGATCGAGGAGGAGTCCATGGAGGACCCGAACTCGACCCACCCGCCGCTCCGTGCGAGCCTTGCCAATCTGGGCTGTGCCACGCTCCCCGCGGTCGATCCGATCGAGGCCCCGGCCATCGCGCGACTGCTCTCACCGGATGCGGCGCGCGACCTTTCGGCCCAACTCGACGCCGAGTGGCGCAAATTGGCACAGACCAGGGTCCGTCTTGGAGGCTGA
- a CDS encoding vWA domain-containing protein, with the protein MSDDADAERNRRWRLVLGGDDQAGLSDRDRRLDAALAGLYDAGSGGKRGGGRRGGLGGSAPRVASWLGDIREFFPAPVVQVIQKDAFERLGLKEMLLQPEFLAALEADVHLVADLMALRSVMPEKTKSTARQVVAKVVKELMEKLDARTTETIRGAVDRRRRTRRPRAGDIDWPRTIGKNLRHWQAEHRTIVPETLIGHARAARRTNLEEVILCVDQSGSMGTSVVYSSIFAAVLASIPAIAMKLVVFDTNIIDLTEELADPVEVLFSVQLGGGTDINQALAYCERLVREPARTHMVLISDLIEGGIAEQMLARAKALVSSGVNLIVLLALNDDGRPAYDAKHAAILAALGCPVFACTPHQFPELMATALKRQDIWSWAAAQDIKLVRPEDGVPGV; encoded by the coding sequence ATGAGCGACGACGCTGATGCCGAGCGCAACCGCCGCTGGCGCCTCGTGCTTGGCGGCGACGACCAGGCCGGCCTGTCCGATCGCGATCGGCGCCTCGATGCGGCGCTGGCCGGACTCTATGACGCCGGCTCCGGCGGCAAGCGCGGCGGCGGCCGACGCGGCGGTCTCGGCGGCTCGGCGCCGCGCGTCGCGAGCTGGCTCGGCGACATCAGGGAGTTCTTTCCGGCACCGGTCGTGCAGGTGATCCAGAAGGACGCTTTCGAGCGGCTCGGCCTGAAGGAGATGCTGCTGCAGCCTGAGTTTCTCGCAGCCCTCGAAGCCGACGTGCATCTCGTCGCCGACCTCATGGCGCTGCGCTCGGTGATGCCGGAGAAGACCAAGTCGACGGCGCGCCAAGTCGTCGCCAAGGTCGTCAAGGAGCTGATGGAAAAGCTCGATGCCCGCACCACCGAGACGATCCGCGGTGCGGTCGACCGCCGCCGCCGCACCCGCCGACCGCGCGCCGGCGACATCGACTGGCCGCGCACGATCGGCAAGAACCTGCGCCACTGGCAGGCCGAGCATCGCACCATCGTGCCGGAGACATTGATCGGGCACGCGCGCGCCGCGCGCCGGACCAATCTGGAGGAGGTGATCCTGTGTGTCGACCAGTCGGGCTCGATGGGCACCTCCGTCGTCTACTCCTCGATCTTCGCCGCGGTGCTGGCCTCGATCCCGGCGATCGCGATGAAGCTCGTGGTGTTCGACACCAACATCATCGACCTCACCGAGGAGCTGGCCGATCCGGTCGAGGTGCTGTTCTCGGTGCAGCTCGGCGGCGGCACCGACATCAACCAGGCGCTGGCCTATTGCGAGCGCCTGGTGCGCGAGCCGGCGCGCACGCACATGGTGCTGATCAGCGACCTCATCGAGGGCGGCATCGCCGAGCAGATGCTGGCCCGCGCCAAGGCGCTGGTCTCGTCGGGCGTCAACCTGATCGTGCTGCTCGCGCTCAACGACGATGGCCGCCCGGCCTACGACGCCAAGCACGCCGCGATCCTGGCCGCGCTCGGCTGTCCGGTGTTCGCCTGCACGCCGCATCAGTTTCCGGAGTTGATGGCAACCGCGCTGAAGCGCCAGGACATCTGGTCGTGGGCCGCAGCACAGGACATCAAGCTGGTGCGGCCCGAGGACGGCGTACCGGGCGTGTAA